A portion of the Mytilus galloprovincialis chromosome 12, xbMytGall1.hap1.1, whole genome shotgun sequence genome contains these proteins:
- the LOC143055629 gene encoding fibrinogen-like protein A — MFKMPIVLSLLFVVTFSLESKDREGLRTYRESEEKTRVDDILHELQGICLHENEDRDVTQLKKDTQSILKNMAVYKDVVKMNKQLKNDIKWILEESRGEKEISRIVRMLKHEVKGICEGSAKDCAEIKKYKATSGVYQIFPTKTEGVKAYCDMDTDGGGWTVIQKRYDGSVKFKRTWTEYENGFGNVNGEYWLGNTFIHRLTSSGTYELRIDLTNKSNKKYYAKYKTFVVGDASSQYKLKIGGYSGDAGDALNYSNGMKFSTVDKDNDLHSSNCAKSNGPWWFKACSYSALNNPTIDQCDWNYMSGRYAKKSVMMIRKI; from the exons ATGTTCAAGATGCCTATCGTGTTGTCACTTCTGTTCGTCGTAACTTTTTCCTTGGAATCAAAAGACAGAGAAg GTTTGAGAACATATAGAGAATCAGAGGAGAAGACTAGAGTTGATGATATTTTACACGAATTACAAG GAATATGTCTGCATGAAAATGAAGACAGAGACGTTACACAACTTAAGAAAGATACACAATCTATACTCAAAA ATATGGCGGTGTATAAAGATGTAGTAAAGATGAACAAACAGTTGAAGAATGATATAAAATGGATCCTAGAAG aGTCTCGTGGCGAAAAGGAAATTTCAAGGATAGTCAGGATGTTAAAACATGAAGTCAAAG GGATATGTGAAGGGTCTGCAAAGGACTGCGCTGAGATTAAGAAATATAAAGCAACCTCTGGTGTCTACCAAATATTCCCTACGAAAACAGAAGGAGTAAAAGCTTATTGTGACATGGATACAGACGGTGGAGGATGGACA GTTATCCAGAAAAGATATGACGGTTCTGTTAAATTCAAGAGAACTTGGACAGAATACGAAAACGGATTCGGTAACGTCAACGGAGAATATTGGCTTG GCAACACATTTATTCACCGTCTGACGTCAAGTGGTACATACGAACTGAGAATAGACCTCACTAATAAAAGCAACAAGAAGTATTATGCTAAATATAAGACATTTGTTGTTGGAGATGCATCATCTCAGTACAAGCTGAAGATTGGAGGTTATAGCGGTGATGCAG GAGATGCGTTGAACTACAGCAATGGAATGAAATTCTCTACTGTTGACAAGGATAATGATTTACACAGTTCCAACTGCGCCAAAAGTAATGGACCATGGTGGTTTAAAGCCTGTTCTTACAGTGCTCTAAACAACCCAACAATAGACCAATGCGACTGGAATTATATGAGTGGTCGTTACGCAAAGAAGTCGGTGATGATGATACGGAAGATCTag